The following proteins are co-located in the Mesorhizobium sp. M1E.F.Ca.ET.045.02.1.1 genome:
- a CDS encoding AraC family transcriptional regulator has protein sequence MSEVDWLSHLLQIITVSGQLEVRCAYGAPWRVAWGRAAANEIPYHVIVNGRAILEDPESKTTRELVTGDIVLLPHGAPHVLHDGSGQTPIRTHESVGSAGWMLSENDSQGEQLDLLCGRFFVAPPHDRLIRNYLPTNLVARATDGHAEEGIGSASNQLAGLVGLMRMESAGDRAGGRAILNALSSAMFTLVLRAASQSGKAPEGLLALAGHPRLAPAMAAMFANPARAWKLPDLADLCGMSRATFMRQFQDKLGRSALDLLTDLRMSLAANELKKPAISTEAVAETVGYQSVSAFRHVFAERMGMTPGEWRRLAHKSR, from the coding sequence ATGTCTGAAGTGGACTGGCTTAGCCATCTCTTGCAAATCATCACCGTTAGCGGCCAGCTCGAGGTCCGCTGCGCCTACGGTGCGCCGTGGCGTGTCGCCTGGGGTCGAGCGGCGGCGAACGAGATCCCGTATCACGTCATAGTCAATGGTCGGGCCATTCTCGAGGATCCGGAGTCGAAAACGACGCGGGAGCTGGTGACCGGAGATATCGTGCTGCTCCCCCATGGTGCGCCGCATGTGCTGCACGATGGTAGCGGGCAAACACCAATCCGGACGCACGAAAGCGTGGGCTCCGCCGGATGGATGCTGAGCGAGAACGACAGCCAGGGCGAGCAACTGGATCTGCTGTGTGGGCGATTTTTCGTCGCGCCGCCTCATGACCGGCTGATCCGCAACTACCTGCCCACAAATCTAGTGGCGCGGGCAACGGACGGCCATGCGGAAGAAGGCATCGGGTCCGCTTCCAATCAACTTGCCGGTCTTGTCGGGCTGATGCGAATGGAGTCAGCCGGCGACCGAGCCGGAGGACGCGCCATTCTCAACGCGCTTTCATCGGCCATGTTCACATTGGTCCTGCGCGCGGCGAGCCAATCGGGGAAGGCCCCGGAGGGCTTGTTGGCCCTGGCCGGCCATCCGCGCCTTGCTCCAGCCATGGCCGCGATGTTCGCCAATCCGGCACGGGCTTGGAAGCTGCCCGATCTGGCCGATTTGTGCGGCATGTCACGAGCCACGTTCATGCGCCAGTTTCAGGATAAGCTGGGTCGCTCCGCCCTCGATTTGTTGACTGATCTCCGCATGAGTCTGGCCGCAAACGAGTTGAAGAAGCCAGCGATCAGCACCGAGGCCGTGGCCGAGACAGTTGGGTATCAATCCGTTTCGGCATTCCGGCATGTCTTCGCCGAAAGGATGGGGATGACGCCGGGGGAGTGGCGGCGGCTGGCGCACAAGAGCAGGTAA
- a CDS encoding DUF3788 domain-containing protein, whose protein sequence is MMSPTRAIAADGGTPPQIGDRITDKSAPPDDGAVREWIGPEAFERWAGLRNWIDESYPGVFTPDWLYGGKNRGWSLRYKKTKALCTLVPEYRRFSAVVVMGGAEREKFEQRRYVWRPQLVKLYDEAKTYIDGKWLTIAVSSADELNDVTELLTMKRPPSPASRSDSTSSPSRKVPNR, encoded by the coding sequence ATGATGTCACCTACGAGAGCAATAGCCGCGGATGGCGGCACGCCTCCCCAAATCGGCGACAGGATCACCGATAAATCAGCACCGCCCGATGACGGCGCCGTCCGCGAATGGATCGGACCGGAGGCGTTCGAGCGTTGGGCCGGGCTGCGGAACTGGATCGACGAATCCTACCCCGGAGTTTTTACGCCGGACTGGCTCTACGGCGGCAAGAACCGCGGTTGGTCCTTGCGCTACAAGAAGACCAAGGCGCTCTGCACCTTGGTGCCGGAATACCGGCGGTTTTCGGCTGTCGTGGTCATGGGCGGAGCAGAACGAGAGAAGTTTGAGCAGCGGCGTTATGTCTGGCGCCCGCAATTGGTCAAGCTCTACGATGAAGCCAAAACATACATCGACGGAAAATGGCTGACGATTGCCGTCTCATCGGCAGATGAGTTGAACGATGTGACGGAGCTTCTGACGATGAAGCGCCCGCCATCGCCGGCATCACGCAGCGATTCAACATCAAGTCCGTCGCGCAAGGTGCCGAACCGATAG
- a CDS encoding NAD(P)H-dependent oxidoreductase: MNILHIDVSPRQESHSRRLSAAIVERLLKVMPGANISRRDLGADPLPHTAADYAFALSTPATLAVPPNGAVDVSEALIREVETADVIVIGTPMYNSTIPSILKAWIDQILRVGRTMKSTPVGKVGMLRDRPVFIGVASGGVFSGERANQPDFLTPYLSLALNSIGLKTLQFPSVQATAFLDGDKAALAREKALAAIDLTVVRELRGVDGWPALLASAGGPYRDAHPALGRVAAAF, encoded by the coding sequence ATGAACATTCTTCATATCGATGTCAGTCCGCGACAAGAATCGCATAGCCGCCGGCTTTCGGCGGCGATCGTCGAAAGGCTCCTCAAGGTTATGCCCGGGGCGAACATCAGTCGACGTGATTTGGGAGCGGATCCGTTGCCCCACACCGCGGCCGACTACGCATTTGCGTTGTCGACGCCGGCCACGTTGGCGGTACCTCCAAACGGCGCTGTGGATGTTTCCGAGGCGCTCATTCGGGAAGTCGAGACGGCCGATGTGATTGTCATCGGAACGCCGATGTACAACTCCACCATTCCCTCGATCCTCAAGGCCTGGATCGATCAAATCCTGCGCGTCGGTCGCACGATGAAGTCGACACCGGTCGGAAAGGTGGGAATGCTCCGGGATCGTCCGGTGTTTATCGGTGTCGCTTCCGGTGGCGTTTTCTCCGGCGAGCGAGCGAACCAACCCGATTTTCTCACGCCGTATCTCTCGCTGGCGTTGAACTCCATTGGGCTGAAGACCCTGCAATTCCCCTCGGTGCAGGCCACCGCGTTTCTTGACGGGGACAAGGCCGCGTTGGCGAGAGAGAAGGCCTTGGCGGCGATCGATCTGACCGTCGTGCGAGAGCTTCGAGGCGTCGATGGTTGGCCTGCATTGCTCGCAAGCGCCGGTGGACCATATCGCGATGCACACCCTGCTCTGGGGAGGGTCGCAGCAGCATTCTGA
- a CDS encoding NADP-dependent oxidoreductase, producing the protein MKAIVVTDQTAGTAGMKLVVRPEPQAAINDVVVQVHAAGFVNTELEWPSTWADRAFRDRTPSILGHELAGVVTALGYGTTGLSIGQRVFGLSDWHRDGTLAEYVAMEARNLAPLPGDVDFAVGASLPISGLTAWQGLFQHGRLQAGQSVLAHGAAGAVGSVVTQLAREAGAYVIGTGRAADRQKALDFGANEFVDLGNDTLEDVGGVDLVFDVIGGDIQKRSAALIRAGGTLVTVVGPTTVRPADGLTIDFVVEADRAQLSEIVQRVRDGRLRTNIGKVSALDEAVATFNASERHAGKTVIRVRP; encoded by the coding sequence ATGAAAGCAATCGTTGTGACGGACCAGACTGCGGGAACGGCCGGAATGAAGCTGGTGGTGCGGCCCGAACCACAGGCAGCGATAAACGACGTCGTCGTTCAGGTTCATGCGGCGGGATTCGTCAACACCGAACTGGAGTGGCCTTCGACCTGGGCGGATCGGGCCTTTCGCGACCGGACGCCATCGATCCTCGGCCATGAATTGGCCGGTGTGGTCACCGCGCTTGGCTACGGCACCACGGGGCTGTCGATCGGTCAGCGGGTGTTCGGCCTGTCGGACTGGCATCGCGACGGCACACTTGCCGAGTACGTCGCAATGGAAGCACGCAATCTCGCGCCATTGCCCGGCGATGTCGACTTCGCTGTGGGCGCGAGTCTGCCGATCTCGGGCCTGACCGCATGGCAGGGCCTGTTTCAGCACGGCCGCCTTCAGGCGGGACAGAGCGTGCTGGCGCATGGCGCGGCCGGCGCCGTCGGTTCGGTCGTGACGCAGCTTGCGCGGGAAGCCGGCGCCTATGTCATCGGCACCGGACGCGCCGCCGACCGCCAAAAGGCGCTCGATTTCGGTGCAAATGAATTCGTCGACCTCGGGAACGACACCCTGGAGGATGTCGGCGGTGTCGATCTGGTGTTCGATGTCATCGGCGGCGACATCCAGAAGCGGTCCGCAGCTCTGATCCGGGCCGGAGGAACGCTGGTGACCGTCGTCGGGCCTACCACAGTGAGGCCAGCAGACGGCCTGACAATCGACTTCGTCGTCGAGGCGGATCGCGCCCAACTGAGTGAGATCGTCCAGCGGGTGCGGGACGGACGACTGCGGACGAACATCGGCAAGGTCTCGGCCCTCGACGAGGCCGTCGCAACCTTCAACGCGAGCGAGCGACACGCGGGGAAGACGGTCATCCGCGTTCGTCCGTAA
- a CDS encoding nitroreductase family protein has translation MNCTSVAITGIATRIAAEIFGETGKSENAFATNAVIETILSRSAAKYYDATATLSDDQIRDLVRIGTSAPTSFHLQNWRFIAVRSPEAKARLRPIAWNQPAITDAAVTFIIIGQLADASTVPDRLAPVVEAGIMPARLVPDWEIPARGLYDNQPQRQRDEAVRSATFGAAAIIYAARSLGLGSTPMIGFDAEDVHSEFGLAEDEVPVMLLTVGPERAGNWPQKPRMPVADVLDFA, from the coding sequence ATGAACTGCACCAGCGTTGCCATCACCGGAATCGCGACCCGCATAGCCGCCGAAATCTTCGGGGAGACCGGGAAGAGCGAAAACGCTTTCGCGACCAACGCCGTCATCGAAACCATCCTGAGTCGCAGCGCCGCCAAGTATTACGACGCTACCGCCACCCTGAGCGACGACCAGATCCGCGACCTGGTGCGTATCGGCACGTCCGCGCCAACCTCCTTCCACCTGCAGAACTGGCGCTTCATCGCCGTACGCTCGCCTGAAGCCAAGGCAAGGCTGCGTCCGATCGCCTGGAATCAGCCCGCGATCACCGACGCCGCGGTGACCTTCATCATCATCGGCCAGCTGGCCGATGCCAGCACCGTCCCCGACCGCCTGGCACCCGTGGTGGAAGCAGGCATCATGCCGGCGCGTCTGGTGCCGGACTGGGAAATCCCCGCTCGCGGTCTGTATGACAACCAGCCGCAGCGCCAGCGCGACGAAGCCGTGCGCTCCGCGACCTTCGGCGCCGCGGCGATCATCTACGCGGCCCGTTCGCTGGGCCTGGGTTCGACGCCGATGATCGGCTTCGACGCCGAGGACGTGCACAGCGAGTTCGGCCTGGCCGAAGACGAAGTGCCGGTCATGCTGCTGACCGTCGGGCCGGAGCGAGCTGGCAACTGGCCGCAGAAGCCGCGCATGCCCGTGGCCGATGTCCTGGACTTTGCATAA
- a CDS encoding peroxidase-related enzyme (This protein belongs to a clade of uncharacterized proteins related to peroxidases such as the alkylhydroperoxidase AhpD.), which yields MARTAVLMPEQVPAESKPTIDAFSRNIGFTPNMMAAFAQSPIAFNAWATLLGSLSKALDVKTRDSIGLAVSEVNGCNYCLTVHSFTAEHMAKLPADDVILARKGHAKDPKRDAALQFARKVIETRGHVIDADLQAVRDVGYTDANIIEIVALVAMYSLTNFFNNVFDHEKDFPAVIPAGSI from the coding sequence ATGGCAAGAACTGCTGTTCTGATGCCGGAACAGGTGCCGGCCGAATCCAAACCGACCATCGACGCTTTCAGCAGGAATATCGGTTTCACACCCAATATGATGGCGGCCTTCGCTCAGAGCCCGATCGCGTTCAACGCTTGGGCCACTCTGCTCGGCTCGCTGAGCAAGGCTCTGGACGTGAAGACGCGTGACAGCATCGGCCTCGCGGTCTCCGAGGTGAACGGTTGCAATTATTGCCTCACGGTTCACAGCTTCACGGCCGAACATATGGCCAAGTTGCCGGCGGATGACGTCATTCTCGCTCGCAAGGGTCATGCCAAGGACCCGAAGCGGGACGCGGCTCTCCAGTTCGCGCGCAAAGTCATCGAGACCCGGGGGCACGTCATTGATGCCGACCTGCAAGCGGTCCGCGACGTTGGCTACACGGATGCGAACATCATCGAGATCGTCGCATTGGTGGCGATGTATTCCCTGACCAACTTCTTCAACAACGTGTTCGATCACGAGAAGGACTTTCCCGCCGTGATACCGGCCGGCTCGATCTGA